Below is a window of Nocardia asteroides DNA.
TCAGTATCGGATTCGGGATCTGGCAATTCATCGGCACCGTCGTGAGCGCGGTGATCGGTTATCTGATCTCGGCCGCGTTCGTGCGTGGCGCGCTGCACGAAACCGACGGGCGCAAACCGGGATTCGGTGATTTCTTCCGGTTCACCAATGTCGGCGCGGTGATCCTGGCCGGCATTCTGGTCGGCTTGGCGACCGGTATCGGTTTCGTGCTGTGCATCCTGCCGGGTCTGGTCGTCGCGTTCTTCACCTGGTGGACGATGCAGTTCGTGATCGACCGGAACCAGGACGCGATCACCGCCATCAAATCGAGTTTCGCGGCCATCTCCGGCAATGCCGGTCCGCTGCTGCTGCTGACCCTGGCGCTGTTCGGTATCAACATCGTCGGCGCGCTGCTGTGCGGTCTGGGCCTGCTGGTCACGGTGCCGCTCACCATCATCGCCTCCACCTACGCCTACCGCGTGGTGACCGGCGGCCCGGTCGCCGGCGCGGCGCCGGTGGCCGATCCGGGATACCCGCAGCAGTACGGCGGGCCCGCGGGCGGGTACGGGCAGCCGGGGTACGGCACGCAGCCCGGATACGGTGAGCAGCCGGGGTACGGGGCTCCCGGTTACGGCGCTCCGGGTCAGGGTGGTCAGCCGGGCTATGGTGGCCCCGGTCAGGGTGGTCAGCCCGGATATGGCGGCCCGGAACAGGGTGGTCAGCCCGGTTACGGTGGCCCTGGTCAGGGTGGTCAGCCCGGTTACGGTGGCCCTGGTCAGGGTGGTCAGCCCGGTTACGGTGGCCCCGGTCAGGGTGGTCAGCCCGGTTACGGTGGCCCCGGCCAGGGCGGACAGCCCGGCTACGGCGCTCCCGGTCCCGACTACGGCACCCCGGGTACGCCCGGCTCCGGACCCGGTCACGGCACCCCCGGCGGTCCCGGATCGGGTCCCGACCTGGGCAAGCCGGGGGAGGGTCCGGACGACATCCCCCGCTGACCCCGGACACACGAGGGGCGTGCGATGAGAGTCATCGCACGCCCCTTTTTCGTGTCTACTCGCAGCCGATGCCGTCGCCGTCGCGATCCAGCCCGTACTCGTCCGGGCCGATCACCTGGACGCGCCCGGTGTAGACCGGACCGTTGCCGCTGCCGCCCTCGCAGTCGACATCGCTGACGATCGGTAGGCAGGGGGAGTACGACTGGTGGCAGTTGCCGGACGGTGCGGCGGTGGCCACGGTCGGTGTCGCGATCGCGAAGCCGAGTGCCGCGATGGCGGCGGTCCCGAGGGTGACGGCGTATTTCATGGTGCTCCGTTCAGTTGTACAGCGGCGCACAGCGTTTCACAGCTGGGCGGTTTGCCGGAAATCTGCGGGTCGGTACCTGCGGGTAATGTGGGGAGCTCGGGCGGGAGGAGCGCGCATGCGGGGGAAATGGCACGGATGGTCGTGGTGGACGCGTGGCGCGGTGATCGCGCTGATGTTGCTGGTGGTCCTGGCGACGCCGGTGGTCGTCGCGGTGGCCTATCTGCTGGGCAAGAACGTCGGCGAGCAGTCGGAGCAGGCGCGGTCCAGGGGTATGGACGCGTTCTGGCTCGGCCACGCCTGGGTCGACGGCCGCAAGACCGACGCCGATGTCGACCAGCTGGCGATCCTGCTGGCGGGCACCGGAATCCGGGATCTCTACGTGCACACCGGCCCGCTCGAACACGACGGGAGCCTGCGCGACGAGCTCGCGCCACGGGCGGCCTGGTTCGTCGGCGCGGTGCACGCGAAGCTGCCCGGCATCCGGGTGCAGTCCTGGCTCGGCGACGTTGTGCAGCCCGAATTCGACGGCCTCGACGTGGAATCGGTGGCCTCGCGTGAACGCGTGGTCGCCTCGGCACGGCGGGTCCTGGCCTACGGCTTCGACGGCGTGCACTACGACCTGGAACCGGTGCGCTCGGGTTCGCCCGGCTTCCTGGCCCTGCTCGACGCCACCAGGACGGTCACCGCGGCGGCCGGGGTTCGGCTGTCGGTGTCGGCGCCGGTGATCGATCCGCTGCCCGGCCTGCACTCGGTGGGCCTGGCCGTCGCCGATCACGGGAAATGGTGGAGCCAAGCGTATTTCGCCGAGGTCGCCCGCCGGGTCGACCAGGTGGCGGTGATGTCCTACGACACCGCCATGCCCACCCAGGCCCTCTACAGCGGCTACCTGGCCCAGCAGACCGAACTGGCCATGGAGGTCACCCCGCGCGAGGTCGACCTGCTCATGGGCGCCCCGGCCTTCTGGGCCGACGACCCCGGCCACCACGGCGCGGCCGAGACGGTCGCCGCCGCCGTCCGGGGCATCCGGCTCGGCCTCACCGCCACCGACCCCACCCGCCCCACCTTCGGCATCGCGCTCTACGTCGATTTCGCCGCCAGACCCCAGGACTGGACCGACTACCGCCAGGGCTGGTGCCCACCGGAGTGAGTCAGACCGAGGTGGTGCTCAGCCACGGGTGCTCGGGGTGGACGCGGGACAGCCACTCGGACAGGCGGGTTCGCTGGGTTTCGGTCAGGAGGGGGAGGGCGCGGCGGAAGTCGGCGTCGTCCTTGGGGCGGGTGGCCTTGGCCTTGAACAGCAGCACCACCTCCGGGACGACGTAGGGGATGCCGGTGGGGGTGGTGCGGACGAGCTCGCGGTAGGGG
It encodes the following:
- a CDS encoding excalibur calcium-binding domain-containing protein, with the protein product MKYAVTLGTAAIAALGFAIATPTVATAAPSGNCHQSYSPCLPIVSDVDCEGGSGNGPVYTGRVQVIGPDEYGLDRDGDGIGCE
- a CDS encoding glycoside hydrolase family 18 protein, coding for MRGKWHGWSWWTRGAVIALMLLVVLATPVVVAVAYLLGKNVGEQSEQARSRGMDAFWLGHAWVDGRKTDADVDQLAILLAGTGIRDLYVHTGPLEHDGSLRDELAPRAAWFVGAVHAKLPGIRVQSWLGDVVQPEFDGLDVESVASRERVVASARRVLAYGFDGVHYDLEPVRSGSPGFLALLDATRTVTAAAGVRLSVSAPVIDPLPGLHSVGLAVADHGKWWSQAYFAEVARRVDQVAVMSYDTAMPTQALYSGYLAQQTELAMEVTPREVDLLMGAPAFWADDPGHHGAAETVAAAVRGIRLGLTATDPTRPTFGIALYVDFAARPQDWTDYRQGWCPPE